agtgaaattactgggcaaatgagacttaacatcttatgtctcaagatgacgagctcaactgtagtgccgctctgaatatttgggtttttcaagaatcctgagcgacactgcattgtaatgggtagaccAAGACGTCCTACGTTATTACACTTGTATTGCGAATGTCTAGCAACTTCCCTAGCGGCAACTAATTCATAATAGGTAAATTCTTTCGCCCACAAAAGTGACAGtagtgtgtgtgtgcatgtAGGTGTATGAGTGTGTGTATCTGTATATGATTGAGATAATAAGATTAGTAAGCCAATCATTTAGACTAGCGCTCAGGAAAAGTAGTAcctttgtatatattatgaGTAGTACGGAGAGATACTTATCATGTGTCTACTActtagctttttttatgaaaataagggacgagacgagaaggacgttcagctgacggtaactgatacaccctgctcattacaatgcagtgccattcaagattcttgaaaaacccaaatatttcgagcggcactacaactgcactcgtcagcgtcagttgtcaagtctcatttgcccagtaatttagtaATTTGCTAAGTTACGATTTCTATGTTCTTTGTGGTGACAATTCAGGTAGAAAGAAGGTGGACATCGCGGCTGACCTGAGAGAGAGAGAGCTAACTTGACCTCTGGATCCTTGTTCTGTGCTGCTGTATCGAAGGTGGAAATAGCCATGATAATCGGCATACAAGGAAGAAGTGGTAATGACAAAATTTAATTggtgatttaaaaatatttttataaacctacttggatgtaataaaatttgaaaacaaaattttatgaactatgcggggcTGGAACCCACGACCCTGGCGTTCCGTGctagtgctctgccaactgagctaaccgttcgagtgacgtatcgtcataaaatcttgtatactttgttcaactctcaggttgtggagtcccgcatcgttcataagtttttgtttaaaatttatttgtgtattaatcctagaagtgagggttatccttttaaaaacataataaattacttgGATCTACTggtgagttttatttaaaaaaacctgaTGTATCAATAATTTCGAGAAAAAAGcagttcataatattattataattattataatattgacacacttttacacatattatcttaccccaaactagacatagcatgtactatgggtgcaagacaacgatatatttaatacgctATACATACTAAAatattcgttaatatatataaacatccatgactcggaaacaaacatcatttaccagtgggaggctcctttgcacaggatgccggcaaaattatgggtaccacaacggcgctacttctgtcgtgaagcagtacctaatgtgtaaagattacagtgttttggtctgaagggcgccgtagctagtgaaattactggacaaatgagacgtaacatcttatgtctcaaggtgacgagcgcagttgtagtgccgatcagaagttttgggtttttcaagaatcctgagcggggctgcattgtaatgagcagggtgtatcaatttccatcagctgaacgtcctgctcgtcttgtccaaAAATATCCATACATCTTATGAATGTTTACACCGGGTtctaaggttattttatttactggTTAGAAATTTATAAGAACCAGATGATTACAAAATTTGGGAATGAAATATACTAATGTTTTTACCCCTAACCTGATTTTAGTTGTTTGGGTAGTTTAGACGTTACtaagttacataataataattgaaaaaaatttataaaacatgaTGTTGcagtttcataataaaaaaaaacccaaacTTATATGTCTGAAAAGTAATTGTTACGTTTTATATACTTCACGGACGGTGATgtgatattgtaaataatattcctaaaaaaCATAGATATTTTTAGTGAGATTAGTTaggttttttagttatttaaaaatgtatataaaataactagctgaccaggcaaacgttgttttgccatataaagtataattcacgcgatagttttataagtaataaaatattgcctatattatagcctgtacatcatttattttcatttttatttttttttatttatttaataggaagcccacgttgcatacaatgtattaccttaattaattatattatttagcatcgtataccccatttacgggctaactcgacatgcaattaattacttaattaaattacaagtacttaaaaacattattaacataatatgacaatttcttcgtttacttactacttatctaatttactcaataaattggtcacttaaacaaaaatataaaaaacttatcactctaaacaaaaaaaaaactaaattttatctaaactaaatttaaaatacagcaactacgaataattaaatacgaaaaaaaaaacgaataatattatttaattaaatgatttttaattttgcgcttgaaaatcaatgcagagttccaaaatatgtccaactctgctattttaaatatattgttataggacattacaattctgttaataggagcggtcctacctaggttactctttgtaattattggcataaaagtaattttatttttaatatgtgaccGTGCATTTTGTCTTGGAACTGCTAAccttattctgtttaataagGTCGGGCTATCAATAGctccatttacaattttatgcaaaaaacagAGATCTATTGAGTTTCTACGATTGCATAgtgatatagttttataaagttataagagatcgttggtattattaatttcttttaatatattgtcctTGTAGGCTAAGTgtcgtaagatttttttttgtactctttGATAGATTCCATACAACAGAGCAATATTCAAGTTTACTTCTAATCATTGAATTAAACAGCGTTAATTTTGTGGATGatcttttaaattcttttgtacTTCTTATTATGAAACCTAAAAGTTTAAGAGCATTACTCACCAGATTATCAATATGTGGTATGAAACTCAACTTACAATCTAGAATGATCCCGAGATCATTTATTTGATTGACCGTTTCTAATATGTTGCCATTTATActgtaatcaaaattaatatttcttatttttctgcTGAAGGTGATACTGTAACAtttcaaatgatttaattttagattattttcattGCACCAAACCGAAAGTCTATCTAAATCCTGTTGCATATTAATCGagtcttcaatattatttattttactatacatCTTGAAGTCATCTGCATAAAGATGGAATtgacaaaacttaaaacatttgactATGTCATTAATGAAAATACCAAACAACGTGGGGCCCAGATtggaaccctgcggaacaccagATGtcgcaataaaagtatttgactgGTACCCTCCAATAACAACACTCATCTcacgattttttaaaaatgagcccATCCATTGAATAAGATACAAATACCGTATGCCCCAAGTTTTgccattttgttctattgtcaatagtttttgcagcgcacgcaaaaataggttttcgattttacaccttgtgttacaaaatagcaattttattacggatccctaattttgaaaaaaaacatagccttcctcgataaatggactacccaacactgaaagaatcattcaaatcggaccagtagtaccagagattagcgcgttcaaacaaacaaacaaacactgcagctttataatattagtatagatgaaaaGGGAGTGCCTTAATTCCCGCGCATCCATCCATcgatgaccgttggggcagtaaagtccctGAATGGccaccatgtaccggaagaccgTAGTGGtagtaggcctcccacaagatggaccgatgatctggtcatgatcgccggaatacgttggatgagggcagcgaagAACTGATCACCGTGGATATAAAGATAGTGATAATATCCTGTCTAATGTCTCTCTGTTTCCCTCCTACCAGAATGTGTCCTGCTTTCGTAAGAAGCGCGGTGCCAGCGTAACAATTATTCAAACAGCCGTTTGCAAATCAGCGGCTTGCGGTATTCAGGGTCAGGGTTCTAACGCAATGACGTCCGACTAGACTCATATGGGGATATGTAACGAGAATTATATAAAGTCTGCCACAGTTCTAAGAAGATATCACTTGCCGTAGTAAGATACATTAAAATGGCCGCCAAGGTTGGTGAAACAATTGCATAACGTTAAATTGTAAAAGTTTTGTCGTAGTGAACAGTGGCTCTTAAACATATTAcagatgttattattaaataaaaagttaatgtttctaaaacataaaattagttggttgatttaatttaaacttttctatattaatatgttattaaattgaataaataatgtttaacgtttaagtaatttaaattttctgttttaaaatcttatttaatttaataaatattttttgttgaaaatcCCTACTAATTTAGTATTGCTTTACAGTTCTTAATACTCCTGTGCGCAGTAGCAACTGCCCGTGCTGGTGGTCTATATGGCGCTTCATACGCCGCCGCCCCGGTAGCAACATACGCCGCAGGATCCGCCCTAAGCTACGCCGCAGGACCTGCCCTAAGCTACGCCACCGGTCCTGCTGTGAGCTACGCTGCCAACTATGCTGCACCAGTTACTACCTATGCTGCAGCACCAGTCATCAAGAGCTACGCCGCTCCCGCTGTATACTCTGCCCCAGTGGCTTACCCCAGCCCAGTCTTCAAATCCTTAGCTTACTCCGCCCCAGTTGTGAAAACAGTTGCGCCAGCAGTGTCATCGGTATCGTCTTACTCCACCCACACATCTCATGGAACCCCAGTGGTTGCTAAGGCTTTAGCTCCAGTTTCATACGCCGCTTCCCCTGTGGCTTACTCTGCACCATCAGTTGCGTATTCTGCTCCTTTGACTTACGCCGCTCATGCTGCCCCAGTAGCCACTTACGCCGCTCATGCTGCCCCGGTAGCCACGTATGCCGCTCATGCTGCACCGGTAGCCACGTATGCCGCTCATGCTGCCCCAGTAGCCACGTACGCCGCTCAAGTTGCCCCAATAGCCACTTACGCCGCACCTCTTGTGAAGTCCGCTGTAACATACTCTGCTGCTCCAGCTGTCTCCCACGTCTCATACAGCGGTTTATCCGGTAACTACGGCTGGTGATCTAATTGTACAAATTAGTTTAAaaagatattttgtaaattattattgttaaatatacaataaataatataaaagaaattgtGTTTCACTAAGAaggcaaaattaaaaataatttcgtcaCTCAAGTGCTTCTTCAATGACACTACTtgaaaatctacaaaattttaaatttaccatTTTCTTAATTAGGAAATAAAACGTACTTTTACCCTCTATCTCTAATAAACTATGAAGTCATCAAGCTAACACTATTACTATTTACAATTCACTAATTTGGCTTAAAAATGgcttataaattgttattacGTAAACTGTGAGGTAAGCCCAGCCAGACACTCTTCTGTGTGACTCATTGTTATAGTAATATCAATAATTGTGACTTTAACAAAAATGTGTTGCTTCGATCGCTACTGGTCTTATCCATCATTCCTTTACATTGATACTTATATCAGGATAATCTGAAGAATTCCAGAAAATGTAGGCAGGGAACACCCCTAATTATCAGTTTTTGAAATGGTTATTTTTAGTCATGTAGAGAGGATTAATGAAAGTGATAGACAATTTACGGTTTATAGAGCAAAATGTAGTAGAGCAAGTGTAAGGAAAGGTTGACCATGATATGAACTTTCACATACACATAACTACATTTTACGATATGTCCAGGGATGTACTGAAAAACAGACATTTATGGGGACCATGAATATCAGCGGTTGCTCTGGCAATATATACCACGCAAATATCCTAATCTCTAACCTCAGCGTCACACTTGGACTCTGGGAGACAGCTAAGCTTGTATGATAATTACACCCCATAGTTTAATACAGTGAGctgcaaaaataacaattaatcaGCTTCATAATGATGCTTATATTGCATTTAAGCCTAACCTAAGGTAACCATACTGCGGTCTACAATAACAAGTGTAGTCAATAAGtgcttattaaattttattcatcccagaagtgagggagatcacctaaaaataacaaaatatggaattattttatcattctaCTGCAAACCTCTGTTCACATAACTTGCAAGTACAGTACCGTTGGTACAATATCAAACTTTATTGAtctaagaatatattaatatcgTGAATATGTTGAAACATTGATAGTTTATGAGATTGCAAATTCAAGTATTTTGGTACGAAGCTATTGATTGTCTCTATAGTTTGTTTTAATCAATCAATCGTTCTAAATCAAAATcaacaaattttatatacttattctAGCCATAAACGACGATACacctttgttatttaaaataaaacgccagaaaaaaaaaattctgtcaggttgacgacgacattgctgaagtagtgaattggtttaatgttaataacttactttcaaacgaaaggaaaacaaaatgtattaagtttacacttccaaatataaagcactaaccaacacctataaaaattaatagtgacaaacttgatgtagtagaaatgggaacattcctaggcattgcattagac
Above is a genomic segment from Leptidea sinapis chromosome 35, ilLepSina1.1, whole genome shotgun sequence containing:
- the LOC126975257 gene encoding cuticle protein 16.5-like isoform X2: MAAKFLILLCAVATARAGGLYGASYAAAPVATYAAGSALSYAAGPALSYATGPAVSYAANYAAPVTTYAAAPVIKSYAAPAVYSAPVAYPSPVFKSLAYSAPVVKTVAPAVSSVSSYSTHTSHGTPVVAKALAPVSYAASPVAYSAPSVAYSAPLTYAAHAAPVATYAAHAAPVATYAAHAAPVATYAAHAAPVATYAAQVAPIATYAAPLVKSAVTYSAAPAVSHVSYSGLSGNYGW
- the LOC126975257 gene encoding cuticle protein 16.5-like isoform X3; the protein is MAAKFLILLCAVATARAGGLYGASYAAAPVATYAAGSALSYAAGPALSYATGPAVSYAANYAAPVTTYAAAPVIKSYAAPAVYSAPVAYPSPVFKSLAYSAPVVKTVAPAVSSVSSYSTHTSHGTPVVAKALAPVSYAASPVAYSAPSVAYSAPLTYAAHAAPVATYAAHAAPVATYAAHAAPVATYAAHAAPVATYAAQVAPIATYAAPLVKSAVTYSAAPAVSHVSYSGLSGNYGW